The window AGtgctgtccctgggggtgaTGGGGAATAGGCAGGGGGTTCAGCATGGGGGATGAGGACTGACCTGGTGTCCTGGGGGCTTTCccctcctctctgccaccaTAACCGCCCTTGCCCACATTTGCCCTTGCGGAGGCCTTGACGAGCACTGGAGGTCACGGCATACACAGTGCCATGGGGTGCTCTGCTCAGCCTGCAGTGGGTGTAGCCCACTCTGAGGGCTGAGCTGGGGCCCCCTGTGCCACATTAGCCGGGCTCCCCGGGGCTGATGAGCCCTcagcccaggccagcccagccctgctgggactgggagggctctgctctgccgCATCACGGCAGAGACCATATCgctggagctggcagcctgTCCTACGGGCACCACACAGTTTCCGTGGTCCCTGCAGTGGGGACTTGTTCCCGGCCCTCTCCTATCTCCCTGCTTCAGTTTTGGTGCAGAACCTGCACCTCTGTGAGGGCTACGTGGGCCCTGATGGCCTCTCCCACCCCGGATTCTACTGCCCACGGCTGACGGACCCCCCCAGCCACCGCtactgctgccagcccagcctggacgCTCTCAAGTCCTGCTGCTCTCAACTGGCCCTGGAAGCCCTCACTGGAGTGAACCTCTCCAGCCTGGCAAGCCCTGGTCTACTCCGGTGAGCAGGTCAACAACCGGCAATGCTGCTGAGGCTGTGGGGCCCGTGGGGCTCCTTGCACGCTCCCAGGGGCTCCTCAGGGTTGCTGGGGCGGGGGCTGTGGTGTCCTTCAGAGCCCACAGTGGGCCCTGGGTGGCCCTCCCCAGTTCCACTGCACCATGGGAGGGCCATGGCTGCCCCCTCCTGAAGTGCCCCACCCCGCAGGCACCCGCTGGCTCTGCCTTTCGTGGGGCTCTATGGGCTCCTAGTCCTCCTGCTTATGGCCATCGACCTCTGCCACTTCTACTGGACCCGCCGGTGCCACCTCCGCCACCTGCTGCCCCGTGCCTGTCGTGTGCCTCGTGGAGCCCCAGGGCGGCACCTGGCTGGACCCCGGCTTTCGCACGGTGCCCCCAGACTGACACGGCCCGGCCAGGGCTgctgagggcagggcagggcagggcagggcagggcagggcagggcacggcagggcagggcagggcagggggtgtACACAGGGGGACACTCGCACCCCGGGGTTAAACACGGGGGCTGTACGGGGGGACACTCGCACCCCGGGGTTAAACACGGGGGCTGTACGGGGGGACTCTCGCACCCCGGGGTTAAACACGGGGGCTGTACGGGGGGACTCTCGCACCCCGGGGTTAAACACGGGGGCTGTACGGGGGGACACTCGCACTCGGAGGTGCAGCGGGGCGAGGGTGCGggggggacacgcggggacacaCGGGGGTGCCGGTGGCCGGTGCTGGCCCCGCCGGGCCGCGGGGGGGCGCTGCaggctcggccccgcccgcctcCGGCCGCGCCCCGTCACGTGACGAGGGCGGTGGCGTCCGGGTTCCCCGGGCGATCGGTGGTGACGTCACGGGTGCGGCGCGATGGAAGAGCCGGTGAGCAGAGCCGGTCGGGACCGGGACGGGCGGGCCCGTGTCCCCGGGGTCCCTGTCCTGGGTCCCtgtccccgggggtccctgtccccggGGTCCCTGTCCTGGGTCCCTGTTCCCGGGGTCCCTGTCctgggtccctgtccccagggtccctgtccccggggtccctgtccctgcgGTCCCTGTTCCCGGGGTCCCTGTtcccgggggtccctgtccccggggtccctgtccccagggtccctgtccccggggtccctgtccccggggtccctgtccccggggtccctgtccccgcgGTCCCTGTCCCTGCGGTCCCTGTTCCCGGGGTCCCTGTTCCCGGGATCCCTGTCCCCGCGGTCCCTGTCCCCGGGGTCCCTGTCCCGGGTCCGTGCAGGCTCCAGGGCCGTGTCTCAGCCGGTGTCCATCGGCAGGTGACGGCGGAGCAGCTGCGGGCGCGGGGTAACGCGCTGTTCCAGGCGGGGGATCACGGAGCCGCCCTCGCTGCCTACACGGAGGCTTTGGGGCTGAGCGATGCCGCGTCCGAGCGCGCCGTGCTGCACCGCAACCGCGCCGCGTGTTACCTGAAGCTGGTGAGCACTGGGCGGGTGTCATCGCGGGCTGCACCAACCTGCCCGGCCggctggggctgttcccaaGCAGTCTCAGTGTCTGATCTGGGGCAGGGGGTGAACGCGAGCAACTTCAGGAGCTTGAGTAGACCAGAAGTTCCTGAAAAGCACCTGGGGCCGTAGGGCTCCCCAGATACCCTCTGAGGGTTGTGTTCTGGGAAACAGAGGGCCATTGTGCTGGCTCACTGTCTCCAGTGATGCTgttcccatcctgtccccagaGTTAAGGGTGTAGGCTGCATGGGGCTTGTGCAGGCATTTCCCTCTCCTGTCTCCACAGGAGGATTACGTCAAGGCTGAGGCTGATGCGACTAAAGGTACTGTCAGTGGGGGTTGGGGGGACCAGCTGCCCACCGGGGCAGGCCGTGGGCCCTGCGATAGACCCCCTTGTGCGCAGCCATCGAAGCTGACGGCCGGGACGTGAAGGCGCTGTTCCGCCGCAGCCAggcgctgcagcagctgggccGCCTGGACCAGGCTGTCAGTGACCTGCAGCGCTGTGTGAGCCTGGAGCCCAGGAACAAGGCCTTCCAGGAGGCCCTGCGcgccctgggcagcagcatgCACGAGAAGGTCAGCAGGGGGGCAGTGGGGGGCTGCTGGCCCCACTGTGGCTGTGGGTGGTGTGAGAAGGTGGGGAGGACTGAGCCACTCTTTCTGCTCTGTTGCAGATGAAGGCCATGTCCTGCACAGACTCGAAAGTAGAGCAGATGTTCCAGATCTTGCTGGATCTTGACGAAAAGGATGAAGACAAGAAGCAGAAAGTCTGAGCTCAGGGAGCGGGGTGCAGTGCTGTggctgggaggagaggaggggaggatTGTTGCTCCTGGGCCAGTGGTGGCTGAGTAGGGCTACCTGGGCAGGTCAGGCTTGCCCCACGCAGAATGCTCCCCGAGACAGGGGCGGAGGGTGGGTGCCTACAGCTACCAGCAGTTCCTTGTGCACAGTGTGCTGCTGTGACCCAGACAGAACCCTTCTTCCCCAGGCTGCACAGAACTTGATCGTGCTGGCACGAGAAGAGGCTGGAGCAGAGAAGATCTTCCAGAGTGATGGTGTGCGGCTGCTGATGCAGCTGTTGGACACGGCCAAGGCTGACCTGATGCTGGCAGCCCTGCGCACACTGGTGGGGCTGTGCTCCGGCCACCGCTCTCGTGTAGGTCCCACCATACCACACGGCTGGGCCCAGGGGAGAGCCATGCTGGGGAGGCTGCAGAGTGTCAGACAGGCGAGCTCTGAGCTGTTGCCTGCCAGGCCTGAATTTGTGAGAGGAAACCATCCTGATAAGGGGCTGGGAAACGCCAAGGCTTCCCCAAGGCCTCTGGAAGACAGGTGTGCTTGTACCTGCAGACCACGGCCGTCTTGGCAGAACTGGGGGCACCCCGTCTTGCGGCGGTGCTGGGTGTGGAGCACGAGCAGGTGTCCCTGGCTGCCTGTAACCTGCTGCACGTGATGTTCGATTCCCTGAAGGAGGGGCTGCAGAAAGACTTCCGTGGGAAGGAGGATGCAGTGGTGCTGGGTGAGTGTGGGCTGCCCTGGCTGGCTGTTGTATGGGGAGAGCCCCAGGTAGGTGCAGAGATGCCATGAATTTTTTGCTGCTGCCCCGtcactgctccctgcagcaaAGCCAAGCTCTGTCCAGGGTTAACAGGCAGCAGAAGCCTCTGGTCATGGCAGCATCTCTGCCGGCTCTACCATGGTGGGGGTGAGGCCATGCCCAGGATGCTGACTGCTGGGCACTGTGTTTTTTGGAAGATTCCTCCAGGGACCTGAAGCTACTGATCAAGCAcctcctggagctgcttgtTCTGGAAGGAGCCTCAGCGCACGGCCGTGACAACGCCCTCAACCTCCTCATCAAGGTGGTGCCCAGGAAGTCACCAAAGGAGACCAACAACAGCCTGAGCCTCTGGGTGATTGACCAGGGTCAGTGGAATTGCTAGCGATGTCCTGGTGGGGCATTGTGCTCCTCTGACCCAGGTCTGCACATGCCATGTGCCCCTCACTGGGCTGTCTGACCTTTCCCAGGCCTGAAGAAGATCCTGGAGGTGGGCAGCACAGTGTGTGGCAGCTTGGGCAGCCTGCCTGTGACAGAGAACAGCCGGATGAGCACTTCTGTTCTGCTGAGCAAACTGTATGAAGACCTGAAGTGTGATGCTGAGAGGGAAAACTTCCACCATCTGTGCGAGGACTATGTGAGGTGAGTCCACTTTTCCTGGGGGTGACAGTGGTTTTGTCACCTGCAGTCTGGCAGCACTTCAGTGCTAAAGCTGACTGCAGACCCACTGGGGACTGCTGTGGGTGAGGTTCAGCAGTGAGGCAGGAAGAGGCAGGTGGATCATCCTGACCCTTTCTGCTGGTCTTTCCTTGAAGGAGCTGGTTTGAGGGGCACGAGCTGCCAGGGAAGCTGCGGGCCATTCAGACAGTGTCGTGCCTGCTGCAGGGTCCCTCAGATGCAGGGAACAGGGTGCTAGAGCTGGAGGGGATCATGGACAGTGTGCTGTCCCTCTGTGCCTCTGTGTGTGAGGCCCACCAGCTGGTAGCGGTGGAGGCGCTGATCCATGCAGCCGACAAGGCCAAGCGCGCCTCCTTCATCACAGCCAACGGAGTCAACCTGCTCAAGGAGATCTACAAGCACAGCGAGAGGGACAGCATCCGCATCCGTGCACTCGTGGTGAGCACGGTGGGACAGGATGTGGTGGGGCTGAGCCCTAGGgtgggctgtggctgcaggaccACCGGTCACAGTGCTGCTCTCCCCTGCTGGGGGTTCAGGAGACACATTAGGTTGCCTACATCCATTCCTGCTCCCACACTCTGTTCCTGGCTGCAGGGGCTCTGCAagctgggatctgctggaggcACAGACTTCAGCATGAAGCAGTTTGCTGAGGGATCCACCATGAAGCTGGCCAAGCAGTGCCGCAAGTGAGTGGGGCCAGGTGTGGGGGTGTGGGCAAGGCGCCCCACAGCtgggctccctgcagctgggctggccACAGCCAGGCTCAGGGACCACTCTCGCAGGTGGCTCTGCAACGAGGCGATCGATGCGGGCACGCGGCGCTGGGCTGTAGAGGGCCTGGCCTACCTCACCTTCGATGCAGATGTCAAGGAGGAGTTTGTGGAGGACAAGGCAGCAATGCAGGCCATGTTCCACCTGGCCAAGGTGCATACCAAGAGCTGTGGGATGGGCACCCTAGCACCAGGGAAATGTGCTGGAGTGGATGTGGGGTTCATGCTCTGGGGTAGGATGTGTGGGAGAAGCTGGGTGGGCTCCAGTCCTGGCTGTTCCTCCTGGCTGTGAGTGTGACAGGTGCCCACTGTCGCTGCAGTCAGAGGACAGGAGTGTGCTCTATGCTGTTGCCTCCACGCTGGTGAACTGCACCAACAGCTATGACCATGAGGAGCCGGACCCGCAGATGCTGGAGCTGGCCAAGTATGCCaagcagcacatcccagagcagcaccCCAAGGTGAGCAGGGCATGGCTACGCTTGGGAGGAGAGTGGGTGGGTGGGACACAGACTGGGTTTCCAGGTGTGGACAGGGGTCAGGCACCTGGCCAGGCAGCTGGTGCTCCTGAGCCAAATTTGACCTTGCCTGTGGGACAGGACAAACCAGAGTTTGTGAAGCGGCGGGTGCGGAAGCTGCTGACTGCTGGAGTGGTGTCGGCTCTGGCCTGCATGGTGAAGAGTGAGAACCCAGCACTCACCAGCTCCTGCCGGGAGCTGATCTCCAGGTGCGACAGGAGGGGCTGGTTTCCCAGGCTGTTGGTGTCCTTCTGGTGAATTTATGTGCCTTTGGTGAAGGCCAGCTCCTGGACAGTAGGGGGAATGTCCAGGAGTCTGGTGCAGCCTGGGCCTAACTGTGACTATCCAAATGCTGCAACTAGTCCCATTTGGTCCCTAGAGTGTTCCTAGCGCTGGTGGAGGAGGCAGAAGACCGGGGTGGTGTGGTTGCTCAGGGAGGAGGCAAGGTGAGAGCATGGACCCTGCTGTGCTTCTGCCCTGCACCactctgggggtgctggggctgggggcagctggggctctgtgctttagcaggggctgcactggctgTCTTGGACATGAGGCTgggggaagctgtggctgccctgggtgctggggcctTGGCTGCAGGACAAGCTGCTGTTTCTGCCCCCAGGCTCTGATCCCGCTGTCCCTGGAGGGCACTGAGGTGGGGCAGACCAAGGCAGCGCAGGCCCTAGCAAAGATCACCATCACCTCCAACCCAGAGATGGCATTCCCAGGGGAGCGGGtgagtgctggggctgggggttgGGTCTGCCAGGCAGGGGCTCGTgtgggatgggagcagcagtggggaTTGGCTCCATTCCATGTGTTCTGTCTCCACAGATCTATGAGGTGGTCCGGCCCCTAGTCAGCCTCCTGCACCTGCAGCGCACGGGCCTGGAGAACTTTGAGGGGCTGATGGCCTTGACCAACCTGGCTGGCATCAGCGAGAGGCTGCGGTAGGGGTGGGGGAAGAAGGGGGCTGTCTGTCCCCTTTGGGCCTGGcaggctgccctgggcaggaaGTGCTCACTGCCTGCTTGCCTCCCAGGCAGAAGATCCTGAAAGAGCGGGCTGTGCCCATGATCGAGGGGTACATGTTTGAGGAGCACGAGCTGATCCGGCTGGCTGCAACTGAGTGCATGTGCAACATGGCCATGAGCAAGGAGGTGaaggctgggatgggctggggtcTGTGGTGGGCTGCTGGGCCACCACACCCCCACAcaatccctcctctttccccTGCAGGTGCAGGAGATGTTCCTGGCTGAGGGCAGCGACCGGTTGAAGCTGATGGTCCTGTACAGCGGGGAGGAGGATGAGAAGCTGCGGCGAGCAGCCTCGGGGACCCTGGCCATGCTGACTGCCCTGCATCCCCCCATCTGCAAGCGGATTCCCCAGGTGGTGAGTGCCCAGGATGGGCTGGACTGGCCCA of the Poecile atricapillus isolate bPoeAtr1 chromosome 11, bPoeAtr1.hap1, whole genome shotgun sequence genome contains:
- the UNC45A gene encoding protein unc-45 homolog A, which codes for MEEPVTAEQLRARGNALFQAGDHGAALAAYTEALGLSDAASERAVLHRNRAACYLKLEDYVKAEADATKAIEADGRDVKALFRRSQALQQLGRLDQAVSDLQRCVSLEPRNKAFQEALRALGSSMHEKMKAMSCTDSKVEQMFQILLDLDEKDEDKKQKAAQNLIVLAREEAGAEKIFQSDGVRLLMQLLDTAKADLMLAALRTLVGLCSGHRSRTTAVLAELGAPRLAAVLGVEHEQVSLAACNLLHVMFDSLKEGLQKDFRGKEDAVVLDSSRDLKLLIKHLLELLVLEGASAHGRDNALNLLIKVVPRKSPKETNNSLSLWVIDQGLKKILEVGSTVCGSLGSLPVTENSRMSTSVLLSKLYEDLKCDAERENFHHLCEDYVRSWFEGHELPGKLRAIQTVSCLLQGPSDAGNRVLELEGIMDSVLSLCASVCEAHQLVAVEALIHAADKAKRASFITANGVNLLKEIYKHSERDSIRIRALVGLCKLGSAGGTDFSMKQFAEGSTMKLAKQCRKWLCNEAIDAGTRRWAVEGLAYLTFDADVKEEFVEDKAAMQAMFHLAKSEDRSVLYAVASTLVNCTNSYDHEEPDPQMLELAKYAKQHIPEQHPKDKPEFVKRRVRKLLTAGVVSALACMVKSENPALTSSCRELISRVFLALVEEAEDRGGVVAQGGGKALIPLSLEGTEVGQTKAAQALAKITITSNPEMAFPGERIYEVVRPLVSLLHLQRTGLENFEGLMALTNLAGISERLRQKILKERAVPMIEGYMFEEHELIRLAATECMCNMAMSKEVQEMFLAEGSDRLKLMVLYSGEEDEKLRRAASGTLAMLTALHPPICKRIPQVTVHWLEILQALLLSPSAELQHRGAVVVMNMMAAAREVAEQLIASEMLEILSVLAKDKDKPRVAQAAQESLAHAVAYGLIKPNPGHA
- the LOC131583153 gene encoding protein shisa-like-1, translated to MSPEHPPGCCGNHMPYFLAPWGYLLPMGASREGIGKDWGLPGWAQVPNWALDAAAAGAPCATLAGLPGADEPSAQASPALLGLGGLCSAASRQRPYRWSWQPVLRAPHSFRGPCSGDLFPALSYLPASVLVQNLHLCEGYVGPDGLSHPGFYCPRLTDPPSHRYCCQPSLDALKSCCSQLALEALTGVNLSSLASPGLLRHPLALPFVGLYGLLVLLLMAIDLCHFYWTRRCHLRHLLPRACRVPRGAPGRHLAGPRLSHGAPRLTRPGQGC